CGGAATACGATGGTCCTTCATCAGTAGCTTGCTGGAGGCCCTATTTCTTTGGAACCTCTTTGGAGAGCTTGTCTATTCCTGGTTTAGGTGGGTGCTTGGGTGACTTTGTGTTTGGTATAGGtccgtaggcctatatctgttgcCTCTTCCTGTGTATATTTGAAAGATCTTCGTGAAGTTATAGGCTATCTATTTTGTTGGTGGGGGAGTCATGTTGTCACCTAACAAggcgttgcgtaggcctatatgtcttcgtgcatattttcttaatgtttacaattaagaAGAGTTGCTGGATACCTCGTCTCTTCAAAATCTTCAGATTGAGAGATCTATTGTATGTTGGTGGATTCAGTATCTGAATCCTCGATGGCTACAAATTTGTTGAAACCCCTACTCTCTGTTTCCAGTTCTTGAAGTTGTTGTAAGGTGGGTGAGGCGGGAGGGGTGCCCTTGTGCCTCATGAAGTCCTCATAAGTGTGATCATCTTCTTCTGGAGATGGAAGTTTGGCCTTTACTAGTGAGTCCCGCAGGTTCTCAGCTCTGCTGTAGGCTATCATTGGTGGTTTGGGGAATGTTATTTTCAGCTTCTGATTGTTGCTGATAATATTCCAATGTTTCTGTATAGCCTGTTTTATGCGCTTCCCCGCGAAATGCGGGGCATATTTGGTTTTGAAAACCAAAGGTATTTCTCGAGATTTTGGTTTCTCCTCGAGGAATAAATGGCGGTCTTCAAAGTTGATTGGGAACCCGCCTTGAGAAGTTCAGCTTCGCTGTAGCCTCTGGTGGAAAGTTTCTCCATGAAGAAATCTTTCTTTTCCAAGAATGTTTCATAGTTGTTATTATTTCTTGCGTATCGCATGACTTCAGCGCGTACGAAACCATCGAAAACTGGCTGTGGGTGGCATGATGATCTATGTAAGAATTGTCCTGTCTCTGTTTTCTTTGTATGACATTTGATGTCCAGGATACCTTTCTCTTTAAAGCGTTTGCCTTTGTATATGACCAGGTCTAGGAATTGGATGGTGTCCTCGGAAGCTTCATATGTAAACTTCAAAGTGTCGTGGAAGGTGTTCACCTGCTGGACGAAAGTTTGTAGGTCTTCTAAACTCCCCGTCCAGAAAACTAACGTGTCATCCATATACCTGTATAAGGTGTGGATGTGTGTAGTCGATTGTAAGATCTTGTTTTCCAATTCATGGACTACAAGGTTACAGATGCTACCTGATGATCTTTGGCCCATAGGTACCCCTGAGGTTTGTAGGAAGTATTCGTCATTGAATTCAAAAGAATTCCTGTATAACACCAGGCGTAGGAGTTCTGCCATGTATTTCATATCTGGAATGATTGGGTCGTAATCAAAAGGGTCCAGATTTGCGAGTGTCTCCAAAGTAACTCGAAAAGCTTGATCTTGTGGGACCGATGTGAACATCGAAACCACATCCAGACTGGCTAAAATGATGCCTTGAGGTAGAGTCAAGTTTTCGATCTTCCTGATGGTGTCCCCTGTATCCTTCAGGTAAGTGGGTTGGGATCTCACCACTGGTAGAAGGTAGAAGTCTATGAGTTCTGAGGCCCTCTCCAGTGGAGAGGAGCAGTTGGAGACAACTGGTCTTCCTACAAATCGTACTCCTGGTGGAGGGGTTTTGTGGACTTTAGGTAGCATGAAGAAAACCGGGGTTCTCATTTGCCCATTAAATGGGTCCAGGTAGTCTGTCAAAGCTATGTCGATTTGTTTTTCAACATACATTTCGCAGGCTAGACTGTGTAGCATGTCTGCTGTAGCCTTTGTAGGGTTATAATCTAGTTTTAGGTACTGGTCATTTCTACTTAGTTGTCGGTATCCCTCTTCTAGGTAGTGTTGCTTAGATATTACTGCTATACCTCTACCTTTGTCGTAGGGTTTGAGTATTATCTGAGTGTTTTTCTTCAGAGTTTCCCATGCCCTTTTCTCATTTGGGTTATAGTTGGGTTTGACTTTTTTGGTTGGGATTTCGGACAGTTCCACTTTAAGATTCTCGAAAAAATCTTCCAGGTCATTGCACATGGTGGGACCTGGTTGCCATTGCGATGGAAGTCTGAACTTGTGTCTTTTAGGCCATTTACTGAGTGAGGCGTGGTACCTTATTCTCATAATTCTTATGAGGTCATTACAATCACGCATGATGGCGTTTTTGCTCGGTTTGTCGGGAGTAGGGATGAACCCAAGACCTTTGGATAGAGCTAGGATTTGGTCGTCCGAAAGCTCATAGTCCGATAGGTTAGTAATGAAAGCCGAGGCTCTCTCTATTTCTTGctgtttttctttaatttctgcgTGCTCTTGTGGTTTAGTCTTGAGCACCGTGATGTTTTCTTAATTTTCCTTTGGTGGAGGGTGCGTTTGACTCTGTTGTTCCTCGCCATGTGAGAAAAGCCGCTATCTTTCTGTATAGCGTAGGCCCTGATCCTGataattgattaatttgttaaagaaaaaaaagtttttaaacttatttttaaaacaaattagttAATTGATTAACTTTTGAGTCCGTGGACTACAACATCAATCTTTCTTACGTGTCTTGTTGCTCTAGTAATTTAATATAGTGAGGGAAGGGTGATGGTGATATGTACGCTTCCGTTAGAAATCTCCGTTCTAGATTTCTTTAAAAGTCCGTGGACCCTTATGTAGTTTCTTTCTTTACCACACTGTGAGGTATATACTTTTAGAGGGGAGTGTTAAAACATCCGGTCAAAACTCCATGTATATCTTGGACTCTTTCATAAGATGAGGAGAcaagtggtggctctgaaaagagccgttcaaaaaTGGGTACAAATCTTGTAGGTCCCAATGTTGAATAACTGTTTTTAGCCGTTTATTTAGAGCATGTTTTAGCTCTTGATGACTACTCGTGAGTAGAGGTGCAAACCTATAAGGTTGCAAACTAAAAAAACCTTTTCGTATGAGATACTAAGGCTCGATTGAAGAGTTGTGTGTGGTATACGACGTTGTGGTTAAGCATATCATGTATGGATATCGTTAACCATGGATGATGCGTGGTTGGAAGCGTGTAGGCAACTGGACATGTATAGCGCTGCTCTGGCCGGTGCCTCTAACATTTTGTCGGGCTGCGCTGTGATTGGTTAGTTTTTAGGATCCTTTGGCGGGCTTTTGCCTGATTGGACATCTTTAGCTTTGCTCTGATTGGTCCGTTTTTAGGATCCTTGGGCGGGCTTTTGTCTGATTGGCTGTTGATCCTTGACGTATAATGGTTTATTGTTGGAAATCTGTCCCTGCTTGTACTTAGCcaaaaatattgttatttcttCATGTTTTCTTATCTTGGGTAAAGAagaaaaatagaataaaattctattaaaaattatattattagAATTATATTTTAGTTTTCACCATCAGAAATCCAATGTGTGCGGGGGACATaagataaacctttttttttggctttaCCAAGCTTTACACACAGGCCACTTTTGAGTCGGTACGGTACATATTCTTTTGGAACTACAAATCTCTTCTTTGGGCAAATCAGGGACATTGTTTAAATTCAagtcttgaatttttgacttgtGTGCACAGCTTGAGCAGtacttgaaaattaaaataaacctCTTCCAGGGCCATTCAGGCCCTTGGGTTTGAAGTCTATTGGCCCTTGTCATTTTTTGCGGGCCCAAATTGAAATAGAAAATTTGTATGTCAGAATGGTCCACTTTATGTGACACTTTGCAACaggttttttatattattttgcatATCGTAAATCATTCAGTATTGAAATACTGCTCTCCCATAATGCACAGGGGCCACGTAAAGTAGAGTGTACAACACAGAATATTAAAATGCTTTTCCTGCTGAACTCTTATACCACGAAAATAATAATGCTCAATTGAGAATTATATTCTTTCATGTTTAGGACTGCGAGAATACTCACAAATTTAACCTGTAGTTGATAATTGGCAAAGCACACAAAATTACATGTGTGAAAATTCCCactttttatgtcaaaatttcagAGGTGTGGGGAATTTGGTAAATATCTGCTGTGCAACGAAGACCGATAATTCTCTGGCCATGGTTAGTGATGGCTGACAAAAGGAGGGAAACGGTGCTTAATATAATTATACCCATAATAGAGTAGAGTGTACAAATAACCATCCATCACTGTGATCAGAACTGACTCAGCCGACTGTCTTAGTCCTTCACTGCATCTCACAATTGAAGTATGAAATTTACCTCCACCAGGGATCAAACtggggacctcttgcaccagaaTCAAACACCTTCAGACCTTAAAGTCAGCATTGGATCAGTCTTGGTAACTTTTGTGTCAACATTTAATGAGCCATGCTGGCCTGGATGCAAGATTAAGTTTCCGTGTTTTAAACGCTTTTACCACTCAATGTTAGATTGATAACATTAGTAAATCAATGTtggaaaaacacattttcaataCATTTGAAACAGCTTCATAATATTATCTTGTATAAAgggtgttaaggtggtactacacccctggcaaattttgtgcctatttttgcatttttctccaaaattatcgagtaggcctatatggtgacaagtaagatatgtatattataggggcaaggactataacaactgcactggaaattttatttcagcacagacaacagttgtggaattacagtcaaaaacgagggaaaaccaatatttgagcaataactacttgatttgagttgctgaattttcagtgcagtagttgtagtccttgtccctataatatacatatcttacttgtcaccaacgtgctataatttttgatataaatgcaaaaatagacaaaaaaattggccaggggtgtagtacccccttaattgcattttgtgatgtttttttttttttataaatgtgtATAGTGCATGAACTGTAATATTTCTGTAGGAAATTACATTTGTACCATCATTTGTTTTAgcaataaacatgattaaaaacaaatgttgggttgattgttttcttttatttggtAAATGGTGAGTACCAATAAAATATTTGTCCCAGTTTTGGTAGGAAAtctccattttttttttgcttgccctccagtgggagTTTTGGGGTGGGTCAGTTGGccgggaaaagtttttttttttgactcAATAGTagtcatgtggaaagataaaaatcaatacttcagaccttcaatatgCAAGATACACTATAGTTAGAATGACTGCATTCTAATTTCTTACAGACATGAGATGCAAAGTTTATTGGAAATATTGCAGGAATGGACAATTATAAATGTtatgagtttacagtaatgattttcttcttaagaaaaTGTTGACCAAATTTAGCTGTGAACCTGAAATTTACACACAGAGAAAGTAATAAAAcaccattaaaattataaactaaaaactaaaaaaaaacagcAATTTTTTAAAAAGGGCCGACCCCGATTCTGGCCAATTttgggagggcaagcaaacaatttttttttgcctaatcagtGGGACATTTCTCAAAACCAACTCTACCTCAACTGAAGTTGAGGTAGAGTTGAATATTATCTAGTTACATGTACATACGAATTTGATGTTTTCTGATGATAGGAACAGTGAACCAGGCCCAACAACCGAGTCCTCTGGGAGACCACGATCCATGTGGATGTGGAGAGGCTCCGAGTAAAATTACTGTTTATAAACTTTTGTTGTTCTATCagaattgatttaaaatgatccAGGTTTTATGTCTAATAATAAGAAAAACTTACCTGCCAAGTTGTACTCGTCGGACTAGTATGTAGGTCCAAAGGTTAATTATAGATAAAACCGAAGTAATCTTCCTGACTTCGTCCCTCAGTGGGAAACCTTTAAATCACATATAGCCAATGAGAAAAGCTGTTAAAAATGTGCGGAGTacataaatgttgtacaattgcacATACCATGCGCTGTGCGTCTTGTAGGGTTGAATCATTTTTCTTGAAGGTGGGtgcattgatattgatgatatttttctaacagcttttctgatagGCTAAATGTGGTTCAAAGGTTTCTATAAAAAATGTCTCATTGGCTGTGAGATATTTTCGAGAGCCTAAATCATTATGTTCGATTTGAcggcagatccgccatgagctgttgtggcatGGTGAACTCTACGACATGTAATCGTGagtgcgcgctggttcgaatccaaacgcttctgatttttctctcctttataataaatgccagtttgtctgagatctattttgttttttaacaaaaataccAGAAATGTTTTGTTATGTATGAAATAAGTTGATAAATGCAGACTCCTTGACCCTTGAGAGATTGGACATAAAGCACTTGCGCTGCGGGGCTTGTGAATTGGACACATCAAAATCTCAGTGTGTGTGCATTATTGATTCCAAttttctctctcaacaagtgatacacattaaAACCTGAATGGAGGTTAATGTTCACCCATCAAAAAGAACAAATTCAAACCCAACATTTATTTCGTAAAACACTTTTATTGTTAACATCAAGGTCATGACAAAATGTCATATCATTCTACAAAATATCTACATAATATATGCTCTAACTACATATTAATggcattaaaggggcacttcgtgatccacagcctcatccccccacttttctcaaaaaaaagttgagatttttatatcactggaaacctctggctacataatgtttatgtgcaaaatatttcttgcagattaattcgtttagcaaagatatcgtgaaatttgaatttcgttctggtgcaccagaacgaaattacaacgtattgtctatggagcagtgtaatacacataatcatgcataactcgcaaacgcaatatcggaatcaactgaaattttgggaatatgcttttttcgtggatatgtactgaaaaatgtcataaaaagaggatgctaggatcacgaaatactcctttaaatacaaTTATAAAAAGCAGCTGTAAAATGACGCGCAGTTTTTGCACCTGTGCAGCATGCATGCAGCATGTGTGGGTAGCATGCTGATGCGTATATTTGGACAAGGCACGCATGCAGGGAAACATGCAAATGCTTGCTACATGCATGCATCAAAATGCGTGCAGGTCATGAGAGTGcgcagtttgcatgcagcatgcaaatccattagtGTGTATTGCATGCTTTCAGTACGCACTGGCCATATATATGTGAGacaaaatcataaaaaagaaatcaaaaatagTTGTTAATAGTGTAACATACTGTCTTTACATTAAGTTTCagcaacacctgttgtctttatcaacacttgatgagtaGAACCTTTTCTACTGAGAATATCTGGATGACCCtttaaaatatttggctaattaAAATTTTCAGTTGGGCAAGTGAAATCAGTGTCCATTAGGCCAGTATAATTTAATTGTCAAGCCCATTTTAATTACAAGTTGTAAAGTCCATCTACAATACAGTAATAAGATCATTAATTAAATGTACACTGCAAGCAAGTGTCAAGAACAATAACTGCCTCTTGTTATTTTCAATAACTATTTACATGTTTATTGTTTAAGAATACAAATGATCTTCATTAGTAggcaatttatattaaaaatcaCCCCATTCATTGCCAAATCCAGtcatatttacattgttatagtcaaaaacGGATACTTTGTCCTGGtggtccctggcaacccagtctgcatgTGGCTCAGtagcaaacatacacgacagaaaccggctgtgaaggagcctatatgcacgtaaacaactttaatTCTTATTATAAAATCTGTTTTTTAGTATAGAAAAAAACTCAGATACCATCATGGATGGATACTGACTATATATTTAGAGAACTTTGCCTACTACTGTACTAGGAATTTCATTGAAACAATGGGATAGGTGGAAAACAATTGGACAAGTATtgattcaaaagaaaatatcctattttggtcaaaatttaaccaatttgaatatgttgggtgtcaatctggactgaaaatGAGCCATTCACCAGATttcgttgattacagcaaatttcaTCCATGAGCAAAAAAACCTGAACTCTTGAACAACCtcatccttttttctgaaaataaccacatTTTGAAGGTTATCACAAGaaactcatgcatatgcaaaatgaagcaattccctattgctaacttggtaaaatcaGGGACTGTGTATAAACAGATTATTGATAGCtaattgtcaagctattgttatcagatttacAGACCTGCCAACCCCTGAAAGTCCAAATGCGGGACACTAAAAATGTAGTGACAATGTGCGTGCGAAGCAAGCACGGcgaacgggtggggtccaggggcccgccttagggtagacatgatcacattttgaacatgtgagggcgggcttcattaagcttacttgtgcaccaagatcctgtcttaactgtgtaatccaataggaaaatgaagaaaatttggattttgaccctcaaaactccaatgtagcatgatttttaaaaatctgcatttgaataatatttgatactatcaagtaatgaaagccacatttcatgaaacatttgcgaaagttttgtaaaatggcccttcgtgctcaaaaatttagccataaagtacatacacacatgttatgacataggaagccattgataatgctgggacacacaatttggcccattttgggacattcaggcgagcatacttttcctcataacattgccaattataggcctacatacatgattgacccctcattttttacgttaaatgattctctttttaatgaaagcaattttagatgaatttattaaatttcaaaattttatgaacatgcctacttagggcccctggtgggggtccaggggaaGCTGATGGGTTTTGGCACTTGTCTTGTAAACATGTTAAGAAATGGTATTCGTGCACGGAACTTGCACAGAATAGTCTTTGGTATAACTGCAACCTCTCTTATTGCTTGGTTTGGTAGCCATTCTGAATTAAATTCCAACGAAATTCTTCCAAAATTCCAACGAAATTACGAcgaaccttccgaattcggaaaCATTGACACAGTGAAAAGCTGAAAATAACCTCTTCACCAATCCGAAAAAGATACGCAATTCATCGGTTATACAATGTTGCATCAATGAACCATGCACCGAGCGATGAGGCGAAAATAATAGCCTCCTTTTAATGGCAACGTTCATACATATCCAATGTATTACAATGGGCAACGTGAATTTAACACGCAAGCACGTGCTAATCAGGCTTTTAATAGCGCCACCACATTTTCAATGCAATTAaatttaactagtaacaaacgcagggcgcatgcgcgagccgggaagttcaagcttgctgtaggCTCGGTCCCTACACATGTACACACATACTCACCGTATATgacacgtttgcaacgccccgactcaggtgtcaatttgtggattaaattaaataaaattaaaaatctttttttctatatgtccgtttctccgtctcccggggaattgacttgaaaacactatgaggattactcagttaatttttgaggacaaaaatcatgaaattggtgcTGTACGTGAATTTTGTTATGGCCAAGttttaggcaaaaaaaatatgatttattaaaaaaaaaaattttgaccgaaaattcgaccctttctcgcttatctgatgaattttcaacttcttttttgACATATGTGGTAGATATGACTTTGTTGTTTATATTCcctgaagtaattgttgtaattttgcttagttttataaaaagaagtggttttctgcatggagttgttttgatattcggctttgtttacgtttcaaaaccaaaactgaatttcccggctcgcgcatgcgccgtgcatttgttactagttaaaattaaatttaactagtaacaaacgcacggcgcatgcgcgagccgggaagttcaagcttgctgtaggCTCGGTCCCTACACATATATGGCATGTTTGCAACGCCCtgactcaggtgtcaatttgtggattaaataaaataaaattaaatatctttttttctatatgtccgtttctccgtctcccggggaattgacttgaaaacactatgaggattactcagttaatttttgaggacaaaaatcatgaaattggtggtgtacgggaattttgttatggccaagttttaggccaaaaaaatatgatttttttcgaaattttttttgaccgaaaattcgaccctttctcgcttatctgatgaattttcaacttctttttgacatatgtggtagatatgactttggtgtttatattcactgaagtaattgttgtaattttgcttagttttataaaaagaagtgattttctgcatggagttgttttgatattcggctttgtttacgtttcaaaaccaaaactgaatttcccggctcgcgcatgcgccgtgcgtttgttacttGTTAAAATTAAATAGGTATAGCGCCGCCGCAATTCTTTCGTGCCAGACGATATCGGAcaatttgttgggtttttttaatgattttctttCAATGGACGGAAATGCGGGAATGCGGGACGTCCCGCATTTTCGGGGTTTTAAACTTCGGAAtgcgggacagttggcaggtctggatttatcttttcgaccttcgattgtatgcgagtgcactatgtttgaattttattatttactcatgttgccctactaaatatttaaaaaaaaacatcaaaatattccaatatctttttaagttatCTAAAATTGTgtaaatgtctatcctttgtcgaacacaatttctgtgtagcatgaaaaatcatttacataggattttgcagacaaaatgtgataattttgtggagatacagaatgctagaacaaacaaaattgaattttttctggaatgtgtacaccgtacgcttggtattcctactgatttcgaaactgaaataattcttaagatgatgttctttgaagatttatgttggcatttctagagtctgtcattataggcaaatatgtaggctcatttcgcaatgtacaagacaagctgcgcgctgtgttgtaactgtgcttggattcgtaccagggtctattgatcaatgtattattcatgcttgctcaactgaggataatttgtaaaccagcaactcgcatggtaggcctaccagtggcgtaaccagtggggtggccggggggggcaagctgcccccccgggcacaaaaaaactgggaagaagagcaaaaaattgggaaagaggaaaagggagaaggagagaaaagagggaagagaaagggaaagaagagaaaaagagggaagaagaaaagggagagaagaaaaaaggaaggagaagagaaagagggagagaaaagggaaagaaagaggaagaagatctataggggcTACTACTTtctttgtgaaatttgtactctgaaacactgactttttagcttctaatatgcccaaaaccaggagcttcagggggctccacccccttgacccccgccgcgcccaccaggggccctaagccgggcccctggaccccacccgttaaacgcttcgcggcaagccgctcgcacataggcctaaatactacAACTTcggatcagaaattgggaaatttttcaatcttgcccccccggaaggtcaggtctggttacgctcctgcatggtacaatgggtggaagccgtttccagtccctccatacaaggtccctggTAAAATGCACACTTGTAGCCCAATCTCGTacgtcatagcacccagttttggtttgtttcaaaatattgcaaaattacacattagttctttcaaatataaaacgctaaaacccaaatcgAGAACAATCGAACATAGctgatcattatatttataaagatatagcaaactttccatgatagagattcgaCCCAAGATAAATTACACCTAAATTGAGTGTCAATTCAGTATTATACCCGCATGGcgggaaaaagaagaaaaaaagatccaaggcctttatcaaatgcaatttacagctttaaaagttgcattggtaATTAACTTTGGTAATATCTTTACCACAAAGAAAATCCTTGATATActaaaaaaaaatccctacctacctacattaattttttttatgtcacgccaatcaaataatttttttagacattatgccactatggaatgaagccgaccaATTAACTTCACACCtataaaaattacataaatattaGGCTCATGTGTGCTAAAAAGTTTGTTAAAATCTTAA
Above is a window of Amphiura filiformis chromosome 20, Afil_fr2py, whole genome shotgun sequence DNA encoding:
- the LOC140142299 gene encoding uncharacterized protein: MRDCNDLIRIMRIRYHASLSKWPKRHKFRLPSQWQPGPTMCNDLEDFFENLKVELSEIPTKKVKPNYNPNEKRAWETLKKNTQIILKPYDKGRGIAVISKQHYLEEGYRQLSRNDQYLKLDYNPTKATADMLHSLACEMYVEKQIDIALTDYLDPFNGQMRTPVFFMLPKVHKTPPPGVRFVGRPVVSNCSSPLERASELIDFYLLPVVRSQPTYLKDTGDTIRKIENLTLPQGIILASLDVVSMFTSVPQDQAFRVTLETLANLDPFDYDPIIPDMKYMAELLRLVLYRNSFEFNDEYFLQTSGVPMGQRSSGSICNLVVHELENKILQSTTHIHTLYRYMDDTLVFWTGSLEDLQTFVQQVNTFHDTLKFTYEASEDTIQFLDLVIYKGKRFKEKGILDIKCHTKKTETGQFLHRSSCHPQPVFDGFVRAEVMRYARNNNNYETFLEKKDFFMEKLSTRGYSEAELLKAGSQSTLKTAIYSSRRNQNLEKYLWFSKPNMPRISRGSA